The DNA region TTCTTCGTTCTTCCCGACCGGAAGAACCCACTCCGCCGTGTGCGCGTCCTCCCTGCGGGAAGGGTGCGTCTCCCGCTCGATCGTCCAATCCCCCTCGATCCCCTCCCACACCTTCACCTCGATCGCCTCTTCCTTCCGGTTCCGAAGGCGGATCTCGACGGTGCGGACGCGAAGGCGCTCGGTCCTTCGCTCCTCGGAGAGGATCTTCTTCTCCGCCGCGATGTCGAAGGCGTACCCGATGCGGAGCCGGACCTTCTCCTCTTTCGGGGTGTGGTCGACCCGATCCTCGCCGACGAACTCCGAGCCGCCCCGCCCGTCGTCTTGGAAGACGCGGACGATCCCCGCGGGGAGCGGGATCCCGAGCCCGCTCTTCTCGTCGTTCAGGAACTCGAAGTGGACCGCGACCTTCTCTTGGTTCTTCCTCGTGTCGTAAAGGTATTCCTTCGCGATCGCGACCTTCGTGTTCGGAACGAACGAGATCTGCTTCACCTCGTTCTTCCGGATCGTGGTCGGCCGTTGAACGTCGTACAGATGATACTCGAAGAGCGCGCGCTCCTCGACCATCGGGGCCCCCTTGGCGGCGCGCGTCTCCGTGAGCACGTAATCGTATCTCGGCTCCGGAGCGGCTCGTCCCACGTCCCCCGCGACGAGCTTCAGCTTCGCGTCGCGGTACTCGGCCCCCGAGTTATTCTCGACCGAAACCCATCCGGCGAAGTCGACGAAGCGGTTCGGCTCGTCGGCGAGCGCGACGTACTCGGCGTGCCAGGAGATTCCTCGCGTGAGGTACTCGACCTCGACCTCGCGTTCCCCCGCGCGCTCGCTCCGGAGCTTCCACACGAGGGTCGGGCGCGTGACGAAGTCCTTCGCTTCGCCGAGAAGCTCGACGTTCCGCACGTCGCCGAGGAGAACGAAGAGCCTCTCGCCGGCCGCGTCGCGGAGCACCATCCCGCCTCTCCCGTGCGAGAGGAGAACGCCGGAGAGCATGTCCCCGCTCTTGTCGAAGAAGACCTGGACCGGATGCTCGAGGTACTTCTGAAAGACCTTGTCGCTCGAGACGAGATCGTATTCGTAGTTCTGCTCGAGCACCTCGAGGCCGCCCTTCCCGTCGACCGGCCGGAAGTGGACGCTCGTCGGGTCGATCCGTTCGGCGACGTCCCGATACTCGTAGACCGATTCCCCGCGCTCGAGCGCGAGCGCGCGCCGCTCCCGCACGAGACCGAGGTCGTTGTTGTAGACGGTGACGGCGATCCTCGGGCTCTCGGCGAAGAGGGGACCCGCGAGGAGCGAAAGCCCGATTAGGATGAGACTTGACGTGCGAAGGATTCGGTTCATTTTCTTCCCCTCCCGGTGAAACCGGCGCCGGTTCGCGGAAACGGCGGATCAGTCCGAGATCGCCCGCAGGTTCTCCCGCACCCGTTCGAGCATCTCGGAGAACCGGCGTTCGCGGCTCCGGTCCTTCTCCACCACATCCGCGGGCGCCTTGCTCACGTACTCCCGGTTCATCAGCTTCCTCGCGGTCCGATCGAGCTCGCGGACGAGACGCTCCGCCTCGCGCGCGAGACGCTGCCTTTCCTTCTCCAGATCGGCGATCCCCTCGAGAGGAAGGAAGACCTCGACCGAGCGCGTCACCTCCGCGAGCGCCCCGCGAGGCCTCCCGTCGCCTCCGAGGTCGAGATCCCGAATCCTCGCCAGGCGGCGGATCATCTCGCGGTTCGCCTCGACCGGCCCCCTGGCTGTCTCGTCGAGGAAGCGGACGAGAACCC from Candidatus Eisenbacteria bacterium includes:
- a CDS encoding DUF4139 domain-containing protein, producing the protein MNRILRTSSLILIGLSLLAGPLFAESPRIAVTVYNNDLGLVRERRALALERGESVYEYRDVAERIDPTSVHFRPVDGKGGLEVLEQNYEYDLVSSDKVFQKYLEHPVQVFFDKSGDMLSGVLLSHGRGGMVLRDAAGERLFVLLGDVRNVELLGEAKDFVTRPTLVWKLRSERAGEREVEVEYLTRGISWHAEYVALADEPNRFVDFAGWVSVENNSGAEYRDAKLKLVAGDVGRAAPEPRYDYVLTETRAAKGAPMVEERALFEYHLYDVQRPTTIRKNEVKQISFVPNTKVAIAKEYLYDTRKNQEKVAVHFEFLNDEKSGLGIPLPAGIVRVFQDDGRGGSEFVGEDRVDHTPKEEKVRLRIGYAFDIAAEKKILSEERRTERLRVRTVEIRLRNRKEEAIEVKVWEGIEGDWTIERETHPSRREDAHTAEWVLPVGKNEETVLTYTVRIQY